Proteins encoded by one window of Yamadazyma tenuis chromosome 2, complete sequence:
- the RPL26A gene encoding 60S ribosomal protein uL24 (BUSCO:EOG09265DAV; EggNog:ENOG503P4CI; COG:J) — MAKISQDVSSSRSKARKAYFTSSSVERRKLLSAPLSKELREQFNIKSLPIRKEDEVLVVRGSKKGSEGKISSVYRLKFAIQVDKVQKEKSNGASVPINLHPSKVVITKLHLDKDRKALIERKGGKFE; from the exons ATGGCCAAGATCAGTCAAG ACGTTTCATCTTCTCGTTCTAAAGCTAGAAAGGCTTACTTCACCTCTTCCTCCgtggaaagaagaaagttgTTGTCTGCTCCATTATCCAAGGAATTGAGAGAACAattcaacatcaaatcTTTGCCAATCAGAAAAGAAGACGAAGTTTTGGTTGTCAGAGGTTCCAAGAAGGGTTCTGAAGGTAAGATCTCTTCTGTGTACAGATTGAAGTTCGCCATCCAAGTTGACAAGGTTCAAAAGGAAAAGTCCAACGGTGCCTCCGTGCCAATCAACTTGCACCCATCTAAAGTTGTCATTACTAAATTACATTTGGACAAAGACAGAAAGGCtttgattgaaagaaagGGTGGTAAGTTCGAATAA
- a CDS encoding uncharacterized protein (BUSCO:EOG09262PZ9; COG:C; EggNog:ENOG503NVEN) translates to MTTKLSVISKDEADLTPEEREQKNILVSIANTKPNDYEKLFSKLDISNNGEITLQEFKKALLRMDHPVKENEELVKRIFTSLDTNNDNKVDFNDFKLYLTVTDDQILQGFKKIDQDNDGKLNKQDFAHYLNKKLHLSPTTESVDTIFNQIDTKHDGFVTFDEFRDFLLLMPRLDGSRIKTAFQYIVEELDISSDGDVTVINQFLNGFGYFLAGGISGVVSRTCTAPFDRIKVFLIARTDLASTVLTPRKVIEERISHRTVIEEAKKAEAHLHHKTIRSPIIQAARTIWKQGGFKGFYVGNGLNIFKVFPESAMKFGTFEFTKRLLATVEGVEDTKDLSKVSTYLAGGLGGVVAQFTVYPIDTLKFRLQCSNIDANVSLFNTAKDLFREGGLRIFYRGIFVGVAGIFPYAALDLGTFTTIKKWLVKRQMTKYGIKHEEDVKLPNYMVLGLGALSGSFGATMVYPVNLLRTRLQAQGTYAHPYRYDGFRDVLQKTIQNEGYPGLFKGLVPNLAKVAPAVAISYFMYENLKNIFELETNK, encoded by the coding sequence ATGACAACAAAATTGCTGGTGATATCCAAGGACGAAGCAGACTTGACGCCCGAGGAACGAGAGCAAAAGAACATCTTGGTGTCTATTGCCAATACCAAGCCAAATGATTACGAAAAGTTATTCAGTAAGCTAGATATCTCCAACAATGGAGAAATTACTCTTCAAGAGTTCAAAAAAGCATTGTTGAGGATGGACCATCCGGTCAAGGAGaacgaagagttggtgaagcGGATTTTCACCAGTTTGGATACCAATAACGATAATAAGGTTGATTTCAACGATTTCAAACTATATTTGACTGTCACCGACGACCAGATTCTCCAAGGTTTCAAGAAAATAGATCAAGACAATGATGGGAAGCTCAACAAACAAGACTTTGCCCAttacttgaacaaaaaatTGCATTTAAGTCCTACCACCGAGAGCGTTGACACtattttcaaccaaattgaTACCAAGCATGATGGGTTTGTAACTTTCGACGAGTTCAGAGACTTTTTGTTATTGATGCCGCGTTTGGACGGCTCAAGAATCAAGACAGCGTTCCAGTATATCgtggaagagttggacATATCATCAGATGGTGATGTTACGGTCATTAATCAATTTTTAAATGGGTTCGGGTACTTTTTGGCCGGAGGTATTTCGGGCGTTGTTTCGAGAACATGCACTGCTCCCTTCGACAGGATAAAGGTATTCTTGATCGCAAGAACCGACTTGGCATCGACGGTGTTGACTCCTCGTAAAGTAATAGAAGAGAGAATCAGCCATCGCACGgtgattgaagaagccaaaaagGCTGAAGCTCACCTCCATCATAAGACAATCAGGTCGCCAATCATCCAAGCAGCTAGAACGATCTGGAAACAAGGAGGATTCAAAGGCTTTTATGTTGGGAATGGGTTGAACATTTTTAAAGTGTTTCCTGAGTCTGCCATGAAATTCGGGACTTTTGAATTCACCAAAAGGCTCTTGGCCACGGTGGAAGGAGTCGAAGACACTAAGGATTTGTCCAAAGTGTCGACGTATTTGGCAGGTGGTTTGGGAGGTGTGGTTGCACAGTTCACAGTATACCCCATTGATACTTTGAAGTTTAGGCTCCAATGTTCAAATATCGATGCAAATGTcagcttgttcaacactGCCAAAGATTTGTTCCGGGAAGGAGGATTGCGTATTTTCTACCGGGGGATATTCGTTGGAGTTGCAGGTATATTCCCATATGCGGCATTGGATTTGGGGACTTTTACCACCATCAAGAAATGGTTGGTGAAGAGACAGATGACAAAGTATGGTATCAAGcacgaagaagatgtcaAGTTACCCAACTACATGGTGTTGGGATTAGGGGCATTGTCTGGATCGTTTGGGGCTACTATGGTTTACCCCGTCAACTTGTTAAGAACAAGATTACAAGCTCAAGGCACTTATGCCCATCCTTATAGATATGATGGATTCAGAGATGTGCTTCAAAAAACCATTCAAAACGAAGGATATCCCGGGTTATTCAAAGGGCTTGTACCTAATTTGGCTAAGGTTGCTCCTGCGGTGGCCATTAGTTATTTCATGTAtgagaacttgaagaacataTTTGAGTTGGAGACCAACAAGTGA
- a CDS encoding uncharacterized protein (COG:G; EggNog:ENOG503NUAZ): MTSPTSPVFAEDCELTNGFGSEPISVSTTPIPAANSGRRTTKRWSFHNDSKPNLVERPSEASNQGRRRLSDITGVDGVHKEIDANHISPAQLYSTESGRLFHAGKICIVLAGLPGRGKTHLSVSLTRYLRWLGVKTHSFHLGDYRRRNFDDLDQSLFIEDTKLRLKIINECTNDMLNFFENDKGQVAIYDAVNPFPKNRFELHEKFKNLNIQTLFIESSVTDDTIIMKNMESAAASSPDYANWDYDKAYKDYSDRIKALMPYYIPMGDEDDNNKLSYIKFINFGERIELHNSNYGYLINKVVFFLMNSRIKSGSVFFARCHNNSINYSDDPPLDTNGKTYAKNLCYTLIEHLQKQRKEYVENIDLGIQDEDGTPGTNTPTSLKQKRSFSLDEKHLPAGADGVDVNSMVVWTSVKKRTIESTKYFKAANINVRHRIQLSQKNPGVVGSMEEDEIKEAFPTEYEQYLKDPYHHRFSRAESYHDLAIKIEPLILEMERMSGDVLIIADESVLRVFYGYLMASSCFDIPYLPFSQDEIIEIKFNAYANVASQIPIKDFSCK, translated from the coding sequence ATgacttcaccaacaagcCCTGTGTTTGCCGAAGACTGTGAGTTGACCAATGGCTTTGGCTCAGAGCCCATAAGCGTATCAACGACTCCCATTCCTGCTGCCAACTCAGGTAGAAGAACTACAAAAAGGTGGTCTTTCCACAACGACAGTAAACCCAACTTGGTAGAAAGACCTCTGGAAGCCTCTAACCAAGGAAGGAGAAGACTAAGTGACATCACGGGAGTTGATGGAGTCCACAAGGAAATCGATGCCAACCATATTTCTCCCGCCCAGTTGTATTCCACCGAATCAGGTAGATTGTTTCACGCTGGTAAAATCTGTATTGTATTGGCAGGATTACCAGGAAGAGGTAAGACCCATTTATCGGTTTCCTTAACCCGTTACTTGAGATGGTTGGGGGTTAAGACTCATTCGTTTCACTTGGGGGATTACAGAAGGCGgaattttgatgatttggacCAAAGTTTGTTCATTGAGGATACAAAGTTGAGACTCAAGATTATCAACGAGTGCACCAATGATATGTTGAATTTCTTTGAGAACGACAAGGGACAAGTTGCTATATACGATGCAGTCAACCCATTCCCTAAGAATAGGTTCGAGTTGCACGAGAAAtttaagaacttgaacattcAGACGTTGTTCATTGAAAGTTCTGTGACGGACGACACCATTATCATGAAGAACATGGAGTCAGCAGCAGCGTCTTCTCCAGACTACGCCAACTGGGACTACGATAAGGCCTATAAGGACTATAGTGACAGAATCAAGGCGTTAATGCCATACTATATCCCCATGggagatgaagatgataacAATAAGTTATCATAtatcaagttcattaaCTTTGGTGAACGAATTGAATTGCACAACTCCAACTATGGctacttgatcaacaaggtggtgtttttcttgatgaactccCGTATCAAGTCTGGATCGGTGTTTTTTGCCCGGTGCCATAacaattccatcaactATAGTGATGATCCTCCCTTGGACACCAACGGGAAAACCTATGCCAAAAACTTATGCTATACGTTGATCGAGCATTTACAGAAACAGAGGAAAGAATACGTCGAAAACATTGACCTTGGTATTCAAGACGAGGATGGGACTCCCGGAACCAACACACCCACGTCTTTAAAGCAGAAAAGACTGTTTTCGTTGGATGAAAAACACCTACCAGCAGGAGCCGATGGGGTGGATGTCAATTCCATGGTAGTATGGACCTctgtgaagaagagaacTATAGAATccaccaagtacttcaaaGCGGCCAATATCAATGTCAGGCACCGAATTCAATTGTCTCAAAAGAACCCTGGGGTTGTAGGGTCCATGgaggaagatgaaatcaaagaagctTTTCCCACCGAATATGAGCAATACTTAAAGGACCCTTACCATCACCGGTTTTCCAGGGCTGAACTGTACCACGATTTGGCCATAAAGATAGAACCCTTGATTCTCGAAATGGAAAGAATGAGTGGAGATGTGTTGATTATTGCAGACGAAAGTGTCTTGAGAGTATTTTACGGTTACTTGATGGCATCTTCATGTTTCGACATTCCTTACTTACCATTCTCCCAAGATGAAATAATAGagatcaagttcaatgcCTATGCCAATGTGGCCAGCCAAATTCCTATCAAGGATTTTTCCTGTAAGTAG
- a CDS encoding DNA-binding protein (EggNog:ENOG503P6KP; COG:D), protein MELELNVGNVLKLVKEILVGWINSILYYHKVYPEYIFEPFRSLNMVVYRSRSKMLNEYIDDFINRFSKLLITSNQISELTLLLFNKDKIYYRYCIRFDEFIKLSAKISEDESRSAAIDIDGFTWDEIYKQANAFLFHHLQHLKSVMALMELEFKLLITSSLNLNQDENWVYNSKPSHLTNLKALEEVSVGFLNFNAYVEYHDI, encoded by the coding sequence ATGGAGTTAGAGCTCAATGTGGGGaatgtgttgaagttggtgaaggagATATTAGTGGGGTGGATTAACTCGATTCTTTACTACCACAAGGTTTATCCCGAATACATCTTCGAGCCTTTCCGGTCGCTAAATATGGTTGTCTATCGGTCAAGGTCCAAGATGCTAAACGAGTACATCGATGACTTTATCAATAGGTTCAGTAAATTACTCATTACTTCCAATCAAATCAGTGAACTAACgctccttcttttcaataagGACAAAATCTACTACAGATACTGTATCAGGTTTGAtgagttcatcaagttgtctgCTAAAATCTCCGAGGATGAGAGCAGAAGTGCAGCCATAGACATAGACGGGTTCACCTGGGATGAAATCTATAAGCAGGCAAACGCGTTTCTATTCCATCATCTACAACACCTCAAGAGTGTCATGGCACTCATGgaattggagttcaagCTTCTCATTACCTCGAGCCTCAACTTGAATCAAGATGAAAATTGGGTGTACAACTCCAAACCCTCTCAtctcaccaacttgaaagcacttgaagaagtgaGTGTTGGGTTCCTTAACTTCAATGCCTATGTAGAGTATCACGACATATAA
- the GAL83 gene encoding galactose metabolism- protein (EggNog:ENOG503NZ3J; COG:G): MSNSSAPGESKDISMVDVSNALPDVSSGDNQSQDTFTAPPIRRKSTLILTDEDHMKLEEPLTNTSNTDADTMHIDRSQTNLNQGPAQSSPPPASSQSQQSPPPPPAQATAEADLTVTVPVEIKWSQGGEKVYVTGSFTGWRKMIGLARQPDNNFLITLGLPVGTHRFRFVIDNELRFSDYLPTATDQMGNFVNYVEVTPENVQSYLDQQAHADLSDEDKSELESQLTDEETSVGDVQPPTSLSRKSSISRSATRSDSMWGLTNDDDDMGNGYSRYHDEDIDANLHKTYQFINDIPPIFVDPKVMEQYYMAIEKQSKAQNGQQAWLHPPQLPPHLENVILNNFNSMDRDNNSGALPIPNHVVLNHLATTSIKHNTLSVASIVRYKRKYVTQVLYAPLQQ, translated from the coding sequence ATGTCCAATTCTTCAGCGCCTGGTGAATCCAAGGACATTTCTATGGTGGATGTGTCCAACGCCTTACCGGACGTTTCTTCTGGCGACAACCAGAGCCAGGATACCTTTACCGCTCCTCCAATCCGAAGAAAATCCACGTTAATATTGACTGACGAAGACCATAtgaagcttgaagaacctTTGACAAACACCTCGAACACTGACGCAGACACGATGCACATCGACCGAAGTCagaccaacttgaaccagGGGCCCGCCCAGCTGTCGCCACCGCCAGCCTCGTCCCAGTCCCAACAACTGCCTCCCCCTCCTCCAGCACAAGCGACCGCAGAAGCTGATCTCACCGTAACGGTACCAGTGGAGATCAAATGGTCCCAGGGTGGCGAAAAAGTGTACGTGACAGGCTCCTTCACGGGATGGAGAAAAATGATTGGTTTGGCTAGACAGCCCGACAATAACTTTTTAATCACTTTGGGATTGCCGGTGGGAACCCATCGGTTCAGGTTTGTTATCGACAACGAATTACGGTTTAGTGATTACTTACCTACGGCCACCGATCAGATGGGGAATTTTGTCAACTACGTGGAGGTAACTCCTGAAAACGTCCAACTGtatcttgatcaacagGCCCACGCGGACCTTTCAGACGAAGATAAGTCCGAGCTTGAAAGTCAGCTTACAGACGAAGAAACGTCGGTGGGGGATGTCCAACCACCAACGCTGTTACTGCGTAAGAGCTCTATTTCCAGGTCGGCCACCCGCTCCGACTCTATGTGGGGGTTGACCaatgatgacgatgataTGGGTAATGGGTATTCGAGGTATCACGACGAAGACATCGATGCGAACTTGCACAAAACATACCAGTTTATCAACGACATACCCCCgatttttgtggatccaaAGGTGATGGAGCAGTACTACATGGCGATTGAAAAACAGTCTAAAGCACAGAATGGTCAACAGGCCTGGTTGCATCCTCCACAGCTTCCTCCGCATTTGGAAAATGTtatcttgaacaatttcaaCTCGATGGATAGAGATAATAACTCGGGTGCGTTACCGATTCCCAACCACGTTGTATTGAATCActtggccaccaccagcatcaagCACAACACTTTGTCGGTGGCGTCCATCGTGAGATACAAGCGTAAGTACGTTACCCAGGTGCTCTACGCTCCATTGCAGCAATGA
- the GON7 gene encoding chromatin DNA-binding EKC/KEOPS complex subunit gon7 (EggNog:ENOG503P560; COG:K) has protein sequence MVDLTPIAKYRAPDFTNEHEIGVGDGPHTTDGKTTQISDVVIKAGGQDRDRPTEASNSSLGQLRAKLTSLQDNINIFLTERMKYAKEQDSKDIERRILDDGVDEDESD, from the coding sequence atgGTTGATTTAACGCCTATAGCCAAGTACCGAGCGCCCGATTTCACCAACGAACATGAGATTggggttggtgatgggcCTCATACCACAGACGGAAAAACCACCCAGATTTCAGACGTCGTTATCAAGGCTGGAGGTCAAGATCGAGATAGACCTACAGAGGCTTCTAACAGCTCTTTAGGACAGTTGAGAGCTAAATTAACCAGTTTACAGGACAACATCAACATATTCTTGACGGAGCGCATGAAGTATGCCAAAGAACAGGACTCCAAGGATATCGAAAGACGGATTTTGGATGATGGAGtagatgaagatgaaagtGACTAA
- the STE2 gene encoding pheromone alpha factor receptor (COG:S; EggNog:ENOG503P00C), translating to MDSYLLNHPGDISLNFALPLSDEVYTITFNDLDSQSSFSIQYLVIHSCAITVCLTLLVLLNLFIRNKKTPVFVLNQVILFFAIVRSSLFIGFMKSPLSTITASFTGIISDDQKHFYKVSVAANAALIILVMLIQVSFTYQIYIIFRSPEVRKFGVFMTSALGVLMAVTFGFYVNSAVASTKQYQHIFYSTDPYIMDSWVTGLPPILYSASVIAMSLVLVLKLVAAVRTRRYLGLKQFSSYHILLIMFTQTLFVPTILTILAYAFYGYNDILIHISTTITVVLLPFTSIWASIANNSRSLMSAASLYFSGSNSSLSELSSPSPSDNDTLNENVFAFFPDKLQKMNSSEAVSAVDKVVVHDHFDTISQKSIPHDILEILQGNEGGQMKEHISVYSDDSFSKTTPPIVGGNLLITNTDIGMK from the coding sequence ATGGATTCCTACTTACTTAACCACCCTGGTGACATTTCTCTAAACTTTGCACTACCATTGAGTGACGAGGTGTATACCATCACATTTAATGATTTGGATTCTCAACTGCTGTTTCTGATTCAATACTTGGTCATCCACTCATGTGCCATTACCGTGTGTCTTACacttttggtgttgttgaacttgttcatcCGCAATAAGAAAACTCCGGTGTTTGTTTTGAACCAGGTGATCTTGTTCTTTGCTATAGTCCGGTCCAGCTTGTTCATAGGTTTCATGAAGTCGCCATTGAGTACCATAACTGCTTCGTTCACGGGAATTATTTCTGATGATCAAAAGCATTTCTATAAGGTGAGtgtggctgcaaatgcTGCATTGATTATCTTGGTGATGCTCATTCAAGTATCGTTTACGTACCAGATATacatcatcttcagaagcCCCGAAGTCCGCAAGTTCGGTGTATTCATGACCCTGGCGTTGGGAGTGTTGATGGCTGTGACGTTTGGATTCTATGTAAATAGTGCAGTTGCAAGTACCAAACAGTATCAGCACATATTCTACAGTACAGACCCGTATATTATGGACAGCTGGGTTACTGGATTACCTCCCATTCTCTACTCTGCTTCTGTGATTGCCATGAGTTTGGTGTTGGTATTGAAGCTTGTTGCAGCGGTgagaacaagaagatacTTGGGTCTCAAGCAGTTTCTGAGCTACCACATTCTTTTGATCATGTTCACCCAGACGTTGTTTGTACCTACTATCTTAACGATTTTGGCCTATGCTTTCTACGGGTATaatgatattttgatcCACATAAGcaccaccatcaccgtGGTGTTGTTGCCATTCACATCGATTTGGGCTTCAATTGCCAATAATTCCCGTTCGTTGATGTCGGCTGCTTCCTTGTACTTTTCAGGCTCAAACTCTAGTCTCTCAGAACTatcttctccttctccCAGTGATAATGATACTTTGAACGAGAACGTATTTGCATTCTTTCCAGACAAGTTACAGAAGATGAACAGTTCTGAAGCAGTTTCTGCAGTTGATAAAGTGGTGGTTCATGATCATTTTGACACAATTAGCCAGAAGTCTATACCTCATGATATTTTAGAGATTCTTCAGGGAAATGAAGGAGGCCAAATGAAGGAGCATATATCTGTATACTCCGATGACAGCTTCTCCAAGACCACTCCCCCCATAGTTGGAGGCAATCTTTTAATCACAAATACTGATATAGGAATGAAATGA
- the CCT2 gene encoding T-complex protein 1 subunit beta (EggNog:ENOG503NV78; COG:O), which yields MSVQIFGDQASEERAENARLSSFIGAIAVGDLVKSTLGPKGMDKLLQSASDMNKSMITNDGATILKSIPLDNPAAKVLVNISKVQDDEVGDGTTSVTVLAAELLREAEFLINKKIHPQTIIEGYRIASQVAIDALTKTAVDNGKDEALFRKDLINIAKTTLSSKILSQDKEHFAKLAVDAVLRLKGSTNLNNIQIIKIPGGKLADSFLDEGFILEKKFGINQPKKIEDVNILIANTSMDTDKVKIFGAKFKVDSTSKLADLEKAEKLKMKTKVEKIKKYNAQCFINRQLIYDYPEQLFTDAKINSIEHADFDGIERLALVTGGEVVSTFDNAAGAKLGYCKTIEEIIIGESSMLKFSGVKAGEACTVVLRGATDQGLEEAERSLHDALSVLSQTTREPKTCLGGGCSEMIMSKAVDQIAANETGKKALAIESFAKALRQLPTILADNAGFDSSELVTKLRSAIYNGITTSGLDLNNGVVTDMRELGVVESFKLKRAVVSSASEAAEVLLRVDNILKAKPRTADRNH from the coding sequence ATGTCAGTACAAATTTTTGGAGATCAAGCCAGTGAAGAGAGAGCCGAAAACGCTCGTTTATCGTCCTTCATTGGTGCCATTGCCGTGGGAGACCTCGTGAAGTCCACCTTGGGACCGAAAGGAATGGATAAGTTATTGCAGAGTGCTTCTGATATGAATAAATCAATGATCACTAATGATGGTGCCACTATTTTGAAGTCCATCCCGTTGGATAATCCTGCTGCCAAAGTATTGGTCAACATTTCTAAGGTGCAAGATGACgaagttggagatggaaCCACGTCTGTGACCGTATTGGCAGCCGAATTGTTAAGAGAGGCCgagtttttgatcaacaagaagatccATCCTCAAACCATCATCGAAGGTTACAGAATCGCCAGTCAGGTGGCTATAGACGCCTTGACCAAGACAGCTGTGGACAATGGTAAGGATGAAGCTTTGTTCAGAaaagatttgatcaacatcGCCAAAACCACCTTATCTTCGAAGATTTTGTCCCAAGACAAAGAACATTTCGCTAAATTGGCCGTCGATGCTGTGTTAAGATTGAAGGGATCCACCAACCTTAATAatattcaaatcatcaagattCCCGGTGGTAAATTGGCCGATTCATTTTTGGACGAAGGGTTTatcttggaaaagaagtttggaataaatcaaccaaagaagatcGAAGACGTGAATATCTTGATCGCCAACACATCCATGGATACTGATAAGGTGAAGATCTTTGGTGCCAAATTCAAAGTCGATTCCACGTCTAAATTGGCTGATTTGGAGAAGgctgaaaagttgaagatgaagaccAAGGTTGAGAAGATCAAAAAGTATAACGCTCAGTGCTTCATCAACAGACAATTGATCTATGATTACCCTGAGCAACTATTCACAGacgccaaaatcaactccaTCGAACACGCTGACTTCGACGGGATTGAAAGATTGGCTTTAGTCACCGGGGGAGAGGTTGTGTCGACTTTCGACAACGCTGCTGGTGCCAAGTTGGGATACTGTAAAACCAtcgaagaaatcatcattggaGAGTCGTCcatgttgaagttctctGGGGTTAAGGCCGGAGAAGCTTGTACGGTTGTGTTAAGAGGTGCTACCGATCAGGGcttggaagaagctgaGAGATCATTACATGATGCGTTGTCGGTGTTATCGCAAACCACCAGAGAACCCAAGACGTGTTTGGGAGGAGGATGTTCTGAGATGATCATGTCCAAGGCCGTGGACCAGATTGCTGCCAATGAGACGGGTAAAAAAGCGTTGGCCATCGAATCGTTTGCCAAAGCCTTGCGTCAATTACCCACGATTTTGGCTGATAATGCCGGATTTGACTCGTCTGAGTTGGTGACCAAGTTACGGTCGGCCATCTACAACGGCATCACCACTTCTGGgttggacttgaataaCGGAGTGGTGACTGATATGAGAGAATTGGGGGTTGTTGagtcgttcaagttgaaacGCGCAGTGGTGTCGTCTGCGTCGGAAGCGGCTGAAGTTCTATTGAGGGTCGACAACATTTTGAAGGCCAAGCCTAGAACCGCCGACAGAAACCATTGA
- a CDS encoding uncharacterized protein (COG:S; EggNog:ENOG503P5VX): MSMNPEALQKLLLEMDNQLNKSRAELSMCDLQLSRVETNLNMIKQTTKSLNAVCDTASDEKVWKGVGKAFVATDVNTYLKGVSNDEKEFLDSKKSLQTKQRYLETTLKNTIDHMTKLVSGKSG, translated from the coding sequence ATGTCTATGAATCCCGAAGCGTTGCAGAAGCTCTTACTTGAGATGGACAACCAGCTCAACAAGTCGAGGGCCGAGTTGTCCATGTGCGACTTACAGTTGAGCCGAGTGGAAACCAATTTGAATATGATCAAGCAAACcaccaagtccttgaaTGCGGTTTGTGATACTGCAAGTGATGAGAAGGTGTGGAAAGGCGTAGGAAAGGCATTTGTGGCCACAGATGTCAATACTTATTTGAAAGGGGTGTCCAATGACGAAAAAGAGTTTTTGGATAGCAAAAAAAGCTTACAGACCAAACAACGGTACTTGGAGACCACGTTAAAGAATACTATAGACCACATGACCAAGTTGGTGCTGGGAAAGTCCGGATAA